The following proteins are co-located in the Labrys monachus genome:
- a CDS encoding GMC oxidoreductase, producing MAVSSLSAAERRSLDALFDRLFPAGPVSPGAVAIGASAYVAAALAGPYAHHLDEYRAVLAALDAAAGGSLADADADRQKDIIARWEAGTLPGLPANADRSSFDLVWRHVREGLFCDPVHGGNRDFAGWAAIGFPGAQFGYRSEEQALGHRVQRPPASLADLPRSARLAGTSCLGTGAPREADVVIVGGGAVGSFMAESLVRQGLEVVMLEAGPARTGREHAMDEVLATAFRNAGGAAKFNAEVPTWRRNPGETARRAVMSQGLETALGGNSVAWGAVAMRFYEEDFRLRSATVERYGEDRIPEGSTLADWPLAYADLAPFYDEAERLLGVSGHAGNRANPARSRGNPFEAPRAAPYAMPALRTSGLGELFAGAAREEGYHPFPLPAAILTAPYQGRHACTYCSFCSRFGCHVDAKASAQNTVLPAALATGRLHIVTGARAMAIVTDEGGRAVGVNYRTPAGEELFQGAGTVVVATYAFENTRLLMLSKTRRRNRGLGNETGQLGRHYMTRQQPSVYAVFEGRSLNRFIGPTAQAMAIADLSADHFDHGDLDFIRGGRIAAFNQYLPIEASGVLPPDVPRWGEGWRDFFLTAYNSTSMLFIDPEILPYEGNYLDLDPVVVDDLGRPVIRITFDIGDNERRLMAFLQDRAERIARRMGASRTWRRPFLTGPISTHDVGGTRMGHDPQSSVVDAFGQVHDTPGLYVIGGSNFVSLPAVNPALTILAIALRAAGRIAGAAAPAATCGVPA from the coding sequence ATGGCGGTTTCGTCGCTTTCGGCCGCCGAAAGGCGCAGCCTCGATGCCCTGTTCGACCGCCTGTTCCCGGCCGGCCCCGTTTCGCCGGGCGCGGTGGCGATCGGCGCATCGGCCTATGTGGCGGCGGCCCTGGCCGGGCCCTATGCCCACCATCTGGACGAATATCGCGCGGTCCTCGCGGCGCTCGATGCCGCCGCCGGCGGAAGCCTGGCCGATGCCGATGCGGACCGGCAGAAGGACATCATCGCCCGGTGGGAAGCCGGAACCCTCCCGGGCCTGCCGGCGAATGCGGACCGCAGCAGTTTCGACCTGGTGTGGCGGCATGTGCGCGAGGGACTGTTCTGCGATCCCGTGCATGGCGGCAACCGGGATTTCGCCGGCTGGGCCGCCATCGGCTTTCCCGGCGCCCAGTTCGGCTACCGGTCCGAGGAGCAGGCGCTCGGCCATCGGGTGCAGCGCCCTCCGGCGAGCCTCGCCGACCTGCCCCGCAGCGCCCGGCTGGCCGGGACGTCTTGCCTCGGCACGGGCGCGCCGCGGGAGGCCGATGTCGTGATCGTCGGCGGGGGCGCCGTGGGGTCCTTCATGGCCGAGAGCCTGGTGCGCCAGGGGCTCGAAGTGGTGATGCTGGAGGCCGGGCCGGCGCGCACCGGGCGGGAGCACGCCATGGACGAAGTGCTGGCGACGGCCTTCCGCAATGCCGGCGGCGCGGCGAAGTTCAATGCGGAAGTGCCGACCTGGCGCCGCAACCCCGGCGAGACGGCGCGCCGGGCCGTGATGTCGCAGGGCCTCGAAACGGCGCTCGGCGGCAATTCGGTGGCCTGGGGCGCCGTCGCGATGCGCTTCTACGAGGAGGATTTCCGTCTCCGCAGCGCCACGGTGGAGCGCTATGGCGAGGATCGCATTCCCGAGGGATCGACCCTGGCGGACTGGCCCCTCGCCTATGCCGACCTCGCGCCCTTCTATGATGAGGCGGAGAGGCTGCTGGGCGTGTCCGGCCATGCCGGAAACCGGGCGAACCCGGCGCGATCGCGCGGCAATCCCTTCGAGGCGCCACGCGCGGCGCCCTATGCCATGCCGGCCCTGCGCACCAGCGGCCTCGGCGAGCTCTTCGCCGGAGCGGCCCGCGAGGAGGGCTATCACCCGTTTCCACTGCCGGCGGCGATCCTGACGGCGCCCTATCAGGGCCGCCACGCCTGCACCTATTGCAGCTTCTGCTCGCGCTTCGGCTGCCATGTCGATGCCAAGGCCTCCGCCCAGAACACGGTCCTGCCGGCGGCCCTCGCGACGGGGCGGCTGCATATCGTGACGGGGGCGCGGGCGATGGCGATCGTGACCGACGAGGGCGGCCGGGCCGTCGGCGTCAACTATCGGACGCCGGCGGGCGAAGAGCTGTTCCAGGGCGCCGGCACCGTGGTGGTCGCGACCTATGCCTTCGAGAATACGCGCCTGCTGATGCTCTCGAAGACGCGCCGCCGGAACCGCGGGCTGGGCAACGAGACCGGCCAGCTGGGCCGGCACTACATGACGCGTCAGCAGCCCTCGGTCTATGCCGTGTTCGAGGGCCGCTCGCTCAACCGCTTCATCGGGCCGACGGCGCAGGCCATGGCCATCGCCGATCTTTCGGCCGACCATTTCGATCACGGCGATCTCGACTTCATCCGGGGCGGACGCATCGCCGCCTTCAACCAATATCTGCCGATCGAGGCCTCCGGCGTGCTGCCGCCGGACGTGCCGCGCTGGGGCGAGGGATGGCGAGACTTCTTCCTCACGGCCTATAACAGCACGTCGATGCTGTTCATCGACCCGGAGATCCTGCCTTACGAGGGCAATTATCTCGATCTCGACCCCGTCGTCGTCGACGATCTCGGCCGGCCGGTCATCCGCATCACCTTCGACATCGGCGACAATGAGCGCAGGCTCATGGCCTTCCTGCAGGACCGGGCCGAACGGATCGCGCGGCGCATGGGCGCCTCGCGCACCTGGCGGCGGCCGTTCCTGACCGGCCCGATCAGCACGCATGACGTCGGCGGCACGCGCATGGGCCACGATCCGCAGAGCTCGGTCGTCGATGCGTTCGGCCAGGTGCACGACACGCCCGGCCTCTATGTGATCGGCGGATCGAATTTCGTCTCCCTGCCGGCCGTCAATCCGGCTCTCACCATCCTGGCCATCGCCTTGCGGGCCGCCGGCCGCATCGCCGGCGCGGCGGCCCCGGCCGCGACCTGCGGGGTGCCGGCATGA
- a CDS encoding NAD(P)/FAD-dependent oxidoreductase, whose translation MRIVVIGSGVIGASIAYHLARAGAGVALVDRSGPAAMPSASWASAGGLRSQGRHAPEHAITKAAALRWTTLADELEADLEVSLGGHLHIAETAEEAAAVEARLAGDRAAGIAVARLEGAALRAAAPCLTPKAVLGAFSAGDGQAHPGRTAIAFAQAAARHGATCHFGQAARLRLVGDRATGVVLQDGGELDGDRVVLAAGAWSVAMLADLGLDLPLRWRGLQMLLSDVATPLLAPTVTAVGRNLSLKQSPSGQMMVGGRWFARPLGDRPAVEPIDAHVARQWSSAVAVVPAMARLKLAQVWAGVEAQTLDSLPLIGPAGPAGLYLATGFSNHGFQIAPEIGRLAAADMLERPQPVLEAFRVGRAMAGSDRAATFKAESCLL comes from the coding sequence ATGAGGATCGTCGTCATCGGGAGCGGGGTGATCGGAGCCTCGATCGCCTATCATCTCGCCCGCGCCGGCGCGGGCGTGGCGCTGGTCGACCGGTCCGGCCCGGCGGCGATGCCGAGCGCGAGCTGGGCGAGCGCCGGCGGGCTGCGGTCGCAGGGCCGCCATGCGCCGGAGCACGCGATCACCAAGGCCGCGGCCCTGCGCTGGACGACCCTGGCGGACGAACTCGAAGCCGACCTCGAAGTGTCGCTCGGCGGCCATCTGCACATCGCCGAGACGGCGGAGGAGGCGGCCGCGGTCGAGGCGCGCCTCGCCGGCGACCGGGCTGCCGGCATCGCCGTGGCGCGGCTGGAGGGGGCAGCCCTGCGGGCGGCCGCGCCCTGCCTCACGCCGAAGGCGGTGCTCGGCGCCTTCTCGGCGGGGGACGGGCAGGCCCATCCCGGGCGAACCGCCATCGCCTTCGCGCAGGCCGCCGCCCGGCACGGCGCGACCTGCCATTTCGGGCAGGCGGCCCGATTGCGGCTCGTCGGCGACCGCGCGACCGGTGTCGTCCTGCAGGACGGCGGCGAACTCGATGGCGACCGCGTCGTCCTGGCCGCGGGAGCCTGGAGCGTCGCCATGCTCGCCGATCTCGGCCTCGATCTGCCGCTGCGCTGGCGCGGCCTGCAGATGCTGCTTTCGGACGTCGCGACGCCCCTGCTGGCCCCTACCGTCACGGCGGTCGGCCGCAATCTCTCGCTCAAGCAGTCGCCGTCGGGGCAGATGATGGTGGGCGGGCGCTGGTTCGCGCGTCCCCTCGGCGACAGGCCGGCCGTGGAGCCGATCGACGCGCATGTCGCCCGCCAGTGGAGCTCCGCCGTCGCCGTCGTCCCCGCCATGGCCCGCCTCAAGCTGGCGCAGGTCTGGGCCGGCGTCGAGGCGCAGACCCTGGACAGCCTGCCGCTCATCGGTCCGGCCGGGCCTGCGGGCCTTTATCTGGCGACCGGCTTTTCCAATCACGGCTTCCAGATAGCGCCGGAGATCGGCCGGCTGGCCGCCGCCGACATGCTGGAGCGGCCCCAGCCCGTGCTCGAAGCCTTCCGCGTCGGCCGCGCCATGGCCGGAAGCGATCGTGCCGCAACCTTCAAGGCGGAGTCCTGCCTGCTATGA
- a CDS encoding oxidoreductase, whose amino-acid sequence MTAFPLLFEPIRLGRAEIRNRIVLTGHGTGMGRDGKPDERMIAYYEERAKGEVGLIMLGSQQVHPTSPGITGLICNHDREIIPSLSAVARAVHRHGGRIFGYLSHMGLASSARPLPLWSASNAYEQKYGELAHAMTVEEIQILVEAFAGAAARCIEAGMDGVQVHCGHGLLLQQFLSPLTNFREDEYGGSLENRVRFPAEVLAAVRRRIGDDVPLGIRCSGDELVEGGLTGHDMAQVVPRLVDAGRLDYVDVSAGTDGNLVSNMLHEPPMGLAPAPFAATARLIKAAVSVPVIHGTRIHTPEIAEAMLARGDADMAGMCRALIADPFLPAKARSGRLAEINPCVGCEQACFGRLYRGRHISCVGNPRTGREAEYGAVAAPAQARRILVVGGGPAGLEAARMAASRGHRVTLAEASGRLGGRLDLARRPPGREEWSRLIAHKSEAVAALGVEIRLDTGIEAADLACETIDAVILATGARPSPLRLPGSDGAPLMTVDEAVAEPGRVGHRVLVLDYLDRQPGMVTAIMLAEAGRCVEMATPSFHVGQKLEIQNITYFYRRAMQAGIRFRATAEACGFEGGLVTFLNPFTRITASDGPYDTIVVAAPGLPRDELAGAAKARGIECRVIGDAYAPRDVEAAMLEGHEAGATI is encoded by the coding sequence ATGACCGCCTTTCCGCTTCTGTTCGAGCCGATCCGGCTCGGCCGCGCCGAAATCCGCAATCGCATCGTCCTGACCGGGCACGGCACCGGCATGGGCCGCGACGGCAAGCCGGACGAGCGCATGATCGCCTATTACGAGGAAAGGGCGAAAGGCGAGGTCGGCCTGATCATGCTGGGATCGCAACAGGTGCATCCGACGTCGCCGGGCATCACCGGGCTGATCTGCAACCATGACCGCGAGATCATCCCGAGCCTGTCCGCCGTGGCGCGGGCGGTGCACCGGCATGGCGGCAGGATCTTCGGCTATCTCTCCCATATGGGCCTGGCGTCGAGCGCCCGCCCGCTGCCCTTGTGGTCGGCCTCCAACGCCTATGAGCAGAAATATGGGGAACTCGCCCATGCCATGACGGTCGAGGAGATCCAGATCCTGGTCGAGGCGTTTGCCGGTGCGGCGGCGCGCTGCATCGAAGCCGGGATGGACGGCGTTCAGGTCCATTGCGGGCACGGGCTGCTGCTGCAGCAGTTCCTGTCGCCCCTCACCAATTTCCGCGAGGATGAGTACGGCGGCTCGCTCGAGAACCGGGTGCGCTTTCCCGCCGAGGTGCTCGCCGCCGTGCGCAGGCGCATCGGCGACGACGTTCCGCTCGGCATACGCTGCTCGGGCGACGAACTGGTCGAAGGCGGCCTGACCGGACACGACATGGCGCAGGTCGTGCCCCGCCTGGTCGATGCCGGGCGGCTCGACTATGTCGACGTCAGCGCCGGAACGGACGGAAACCTCGTCAGCAACATGCTGCACGAGCCGCCGATGGGGCTGGCGCCGGCGCCTTTCGCCGCGACGGCGCGGCTCATCAAGGCCGCCGTGTCGGTCCCGGTCATCCACGGCACGCGCATCCATACGCCCGAGATCGCCGAGGCGATGCTTGCCCGCGGCGACGCCGACATGGCCGGCATGTGCCGCGCGCTGATCGCCGACCCGTTCCTACCCGCCAAGGCGCGCAGCGGCAGGCTCGCCGAGATCAATCCCTGCGTCGGTTGCGAGCAGGCCTGTTTCGGGCGCCTGTATCGCGGCCGCCACATCAGCTGCGTCGGCAATCCGCGTACCGGGCGCGAGGCCGAATATGGCGCGGTGGCGGCGCCTGCGCAGGCGCGGCGCATCCTGGTGGTCGGCGGCGGGCCCGCCGGGCTCGAAGCGGCGCGCATGGCGGCGTCGCGCGGGCACCGGGTGACGCTGGCGGAGGCATCGGGCCGTCTCGGCGGCAGGCTCGATCTCGCCCGCCGGCCTCCCGGGCGCGAGGAATGGTCGCGGCTGATCGCGCATAAGAGCGAGGCCGTCGCCGCGCTCGGCGTCGAGATCCGCCTCGATACGGGGATCGAGGCCGCCGATCTCGCCTGCGAAACCATCGATGCCGTCATCCTCGCCACGGGCGCGCGGCCTTCGCCCCTCCGGCTGCCCGGATCGGACGGCGCACCCCTGATGACGGTGGACGAGGCCGTCGCCGAGCCCGGCCGCGTCGGACATCGGGTGCTCGTGCTCGATTATCTCGACCGCCAGCCGGGCATGGTGACGGCGATCATGCTGGCGGAAGCCGGCCGGTGCGTGGAGATGGCGACGCCCTCCTTCCATGTCGGCCAGAAGCTGGAGATCCAGAACATCACCTATTTCTACCGGCGCGCGATGCAGGCCGGCATCCGCTTCCGCGCGACGGCGGAGGCCTGCGGCTTCGAGGGGGGCCTGGTGACCTTCCTCAATCCGTTCACCCGCATTACCGCCAGCGACGGCCCCTACGACACCATCGTAGTGGCCGCGCCCGGATTGCCGCGCGACGAACTGGCGGGGGCGGCGAAGGCGCGGGGCATCGAATGCCGCGTCATCGGCGACGCCTACGCCCCCCGCGACGTCGAGGCGGCGATGCTCGAGGGCCATGAGGCGGGCGCGACCATCTGA
- a CDS encoding NAD(P)-binding domain-containing protein, whose protein sequence is MSVNAVKESAVAGDDPDDFAAGLVRMIEIDHREQRAGLVPHLYPPPRRDARERLAALTRRVRHDLEIMAYPKDEWVLPRVHAGGEHVYDVVIVGAGQCGLTCAYAMRKERVNNILVLDRAPKGREGPWITYSRMWTLRSPKHVTGPDLGMPSLAPRSWFEAVFGEDGWEKLGKWPRQAWQAYLDWYREALDLPVRNDADVERFEMDGAAVRLHLRGAGSVLARKVVLATGIEGMGDWYVPPFVREKLPSDRWTLCTDDVDSLDWQGRKIAVLGAGATAWDRAADLLELGAASVTIYMRRRQILVSNAFRYLEKAGYLRHYLSMSDADKWRWIQTIFTFGQPPTQDGVDRCAAFDNFRLHAGATWTDVETRPEGIAVTASDGSVETFDHLFIGCGFSIEPAGRPELAPFADNILRWSDVFTPPADHPDPWLITYPYLTRDLRFIQKVPGRTPVLDHVFCFNYGATVTNAHSGASLSGLRYGIEPLIHGVTLALWQEDEPEHFRITQNWSDIDTDPSALDRHRWKPGEV, encoded by the coding sequence ATGAGCGTGAACGCGGTGAAGGAGAGCGCCGTCGCCGGAGACGATCCGGACGATTTCGCGGCTGGACTGGTCAGGATGATCGAGATCGACCATCGCGAGCAACGGGCCGGGCTGGTGCCGCATCTCTATCCGCCGCCGCGACGCGACGCCCGCGAGCGCCTCGCCGCCCTCACCCGGCGCGTGCGCCACGACCTGGAGATCATGGCCTATCCCAAGGACGAGTGGGTGCTCCCGCGCGTCCATGCCGGCGGCGAGCACGTCTATGACGTCGTCATCGTCGGCGCCGGCCAGTGCGGCCTCACCTGCGCCTATGCCATGCGCAAGGAGCGGGTGAACAACATCCTCGTGCTCGACCGCGCCCCGAAGGGGCGCGAGGGGCCCTGGATCACCTATTCGCGCATGTGGACGCTGCGCTCGCCCAAGCATGTGACCGGCCCGGATCTCGGCATGCCTTCCCTGGCGCCGAGGAGCTGGTTCGAGGCGGTCTTCGGCGAGGATGGCTGGGAGAAGCTCGGCAAATGGCCGAGGCAGGCCTGGCAGGCCTATCTCGACTGGTACCGGGAGGCCCTCGACCTGCCGGTCCGCAACGACGCCGATGTCGAGCGCTTCGAGATGGACGGCGCCGCCGTCCGCCTGCACCTGCGCGGGGCCGGTTCGGTGCTGGCGCGCAAGGTCGTCCTGGCGACGGGCATCGAGGGCATGGGCGACTGGTATGTCCCGCCCTTCGTCCGCGAAAAGCTGCCGTCGGACCGCTGGACGCTGTGCACGGACGACGTCGACAGCCTGGACTGGCAGGGGCGCAAGATTGCCGTGCTGGGCGCCGGCGCCACTGCCTGGGACCGCGCCGCCGATCTCCTCGAACTCGGGGCGGCCTCGGTGACGATCTATATGCGGCGCAGGCAGATCCTGGTGTCGAACGCCTTTCGCTATCTGGAGAAGGCGGGCTATCTGCGCCACTATCTCTCGATGTCCGACGCGGACAAATGGCGCTGGATCCAGACCATCTTCACCTTCGGGCAGCCGCCCACCCAGGACGGCGTCGACCGCTGCGCGGCGTTCGACAATTTCCGCCTGCATGCGGGCGCGACCTGGACGGACGTGGAAACGAGGCCCGAAGGCATCGCCGTCACCGCCAGCGACGGCTCGGTCGAGACGTTCGACCATCTCTTCATCGGCTGCGGCTTTTCGATCGAGCCCGCCGGACGCCCCGAACTGGCGCCTTTCGCCGACAACATCCTGCGATGGTCAGACGTGTTCACGCCGCCTGCGGACCATCCGGACCCTTGGCTGATCACCTATCCCTATCTGACCCGCGACCTGCGCTTCATCCAGAAAGTGCCGGGAAGGACGCCGGTCCTCGACCATGTCTTCTGCTTCAACTATGGCGCGACCGTCACCAACGCCCATTCGGGCGCGTCGCTGTCAGGCCTGCGCTACGGCATCGAGCCGCTCATCCACGGCGTCACCCTGGCGCTGTGGCAGGAGGACGAGCCGGAGCATTTTCGCATCACGCAAAACTGGAGCGACATCGATACCGACCCGTCGGCCCTGGACCGGCATCGCTGGAAGCCGGGGGAGGTCTGA
- a CDS encoding ABC transporter substrate-binding protein: protein MAGTTGMSRRQLLRAAGAAAAGAVLPGAFAGRVSAAEEVITLAIAAPMTGDSASMGLNAQRGADAAVAMINAAGGIAGKKVAYDIFDDQGSPREAASVARRILDADKYAAVVGHVNSSCTLAAMPVYSEAGIAVLCGSSSNPKVTESGWDNIIRMTIRDDYGAQQYSAFAANNLGRKKLGILFANDDYGRGLRDEMVKAAKALAADIAAEAGFTPNADKDFSSVISDFKAKSVDAFMLNCNYTEGGLFLGQAKGVGVAGIPAVGPDSLLYDEFISLAQGGAEGAYILAAYDPYSQAPKPKAFMDAFQKAYSALPSQVAVFTNDFFLLAKQLMEAGATPQTLVKAAKDAKFDGAGGHYEWDAKGDVKGRTFAVVQVKDGKFVSTGKSVDEKGLEKLRG from the coding sequence ATGGCCGGAACCACGGGTATGAGCCGCCGGCAGCTGTTGCGGGCAGCGGGCGCTGCGGCCGCCGGTGCCGTGCTGCCGGGCGCATTCGCCGGCCGCGTCTCGGCCGCCGAGGAAGTGATCACGCTGGCGATCGCCGCGCCGATGACGGGCGATTCCGCCTCGATGGGCCTGAACGCGCAGCGCGGCGCCGATGCCGCCGTCGCCATGATCAATGCGGCCGGGGGCATCGCCGGAAAGAAGGTCGCCTACGACATCTTCGACGATCAGGGCTCGCCGCGCGAAGCCGCCTCGGTGGCGCGCCGCATCCTCGACGCCGACAAATATGCCGCCGTCGTTGGCCATGTGAATTCCTCGTGCACGCTGGCCGCCATGCCCGTCTACAGTGAGGCCGGCATCGCCGTCCTCTGCGGCTCCTCCTCCAATCCGAAGGTGACGGAATCGGGCTGGGACAACATCATCCGCATGACGATCCGCGACGATTACGGCGCCCAGCAATATTCCGCCTTCGCGGCCAACAATCTCGGCCGCAAGAAGCTCGGCATCCTCTTCGCCAACGACGATTACGGCCGGGGCCTGCGCGACGAGATGGTGAAGGCGGCCAAGGCGCTCGCGGCCGACATCGCGGCCGAGGCCGGCTTCACGCCGAATGCCGACAAGGATTTCTCCTCCGTCATCAGCGACTTCAAGGCCAAGTCCGTCGACGCCTTCATGCTGAACTGCAACTACACCGAAGGCGGCCTCTTCCTCGGCCAGGCCAAGGGCGTCGGCGTCGCCGGCATCCCGGCCGTGGGGCCCGACTCGCTCCTCTACGACGAATTCATCTCCCTCGCGCAGGGCGGCGCTGAGGGGGCCTATATCCTGGCGGCCTATGATCCCTATTCGCAGGCGCCCAAGCCGAAGGCCTTCATGGACGCCTTCCAGAAGGCCTATTCGGCGCTGCCGAGCCAGGTCGCGGTCTTCACCAACGACTTCTTCCTGCTCGCCAAGCAATTGATGGAGGCCGGCGCGACGCCCCAGACGCTGGTGAAGGCGGCCAAGGACGCCAAATTCGACGGCGCCGGCGGCCATTACGAATGGGATGCCAAGGGCGACGTGAAGGGGCGCACCTTCGCCGTCGTGCAGGTCAAGGACGGCAAATTCGTTTCGACGGGAAAGTCGGTCGACGAAAAAGGCCTCGAGAAACTGCGCGGCTGA
- a CDS encoding branched-chain amino acid ABC transporter permease encodes MAYALEQLSNGLAIGSIYALIALGYSLVYSILNLINFAHGYVIMVGAFVALSLLQAGVPPAFAVLLACLSGVAIAVVVERVAYRPVRSSNRIVPMISALGAGFVLSSLAQLIWGPEVHPFPQLIPRVPLTVGALTLSSQSVVILAIAIGLVLAASWFLHRTKFGVAAQCVRQDLEAARLVGIPVNAVIVAIYALGGFLGVAGGVLFAMYFNAVFIQMGLLATTKAWAAAMLGGIGSFQGAFWGGLILGIAETGAVATFGAAYRDGVSLAVIVLVLLLRPNGLFGARLAERS; translated from the coding sequence ATGGCCTATGCCCTGGAGCAGTTGTCGAACGGATTGGCGATCGGCAGCATCTACGCCCTCATCGCCCTGGGATACAGCCTGGTCTATTCGATCCTGAACCTGATCAATTTCGCGCATGGCTATGTCATCATGGTCGGCGCCTTCGTGGCGCTCAGCCTGCTGCAGGCCGGGGTTCCCCCGGCCTTCGCCGTGCTGCTGGCCTGCCTGTCGGGGGTCGCCATCGCCGTCGTCGTCGAGCGGGTGGCCTATCGGCCGGTGCGATCCTCCAACCGCATCGTGCCGATGATCAGCGCGCTCGGCGCCGGGTTCGTGTTGTCCTCGCTGGCCCAGCTCATCTGGGGGCCGGAGGTGCATCCCTTCCCCCAGCTCATCCCCCGCGTTCCGCTCACCGTGGGGGCGCTGACCCTGTCCTCGCAATCGGTCGTCATCCTCGCCATCGCCATCGGGCTGGTGCTGGCGGCATCCTGGTTCCTGCACAGGACGAAGTTCGGCGTCGCCGCGCAATGCGTCCGCCAGGATCTCGAAGCCGCCCGCCTGGTCGGCATTCCCGTCAACGCCGTCATCGTGGCGATCTACGCCCTCGGCGGCTTCCTCGGCGTCGCCGGCGGCGTGCTCTTTGCCATGTATTTCAATGCCGTCTTCATCCAGATGGGCCTGCTGGCCACCACCAAGGCCTGGGCGGCGGCCATGCTCGGCGGGATCGGAAGCTTCCAGGGCGCCTTCTGGGGCGGGCTGATCCTCGGCATCGCCGAGACCGGCGCCGTCGCCACCTTCGGCGCGGCATATCGCGACGGCGTCAGCCTCGCCGTCATCGTGCTCGTCCTGCTGCTGCGCCCGAACGGCCTGTTCGGCGCGCGCCTGGCGGAGCGCTCGTGA
- a CDS encoding branched-chain amino acid ABC transporter permease, whose protein sequence is MATGPAASRIGLLVAVIVLALAPVILPGRFWPHILSITLIYAVFALGQNVITGWCGMLTLGQAGFAGVGAYTSALLTKDGGVPWIFAFLAAGALSGVAGALLAIPCLRVKSDFLSLVTIAFNQLFFVVANNWMDLTRGPMGITGVPGMGLFGWTARGPAQQLWLMLAVVVLLYIGVGRLTAGPIGRAWNMIRDDETAAGAVGVDVTGYKVLAFATGSLLCGLGGSLYGHYLQLVSPDMFKLDDSLLMMQMAILGGLASLPGSALGALLMVLIPEMLRSSSPWLITLRPGIAGAILVILMIWRPHGLLGTGVPPQLAIAGHALRRAFGLKPSHPELRS, encoded by the coding sequence ATGGCGACGGGCCCGGCGGCCTCGCGCATCGGCCTGCTCGTCGCGGTGATCGTGCTGGCGCTGGCGCCCGTGATCCTGCCGGGGCGGTTCTGGCCCCATATTCTCAGCATCACGCTGATCTATGCCGTCTTCGCGCTGGGGCAGAACGTCATCACCGGCTGGTGCGGCATGCTCACCCTCGGCCAGGCGGGCTTTGCCGGCGTGGGAGCCTATACCTCGGCCCTGCTGACGAAGGATGGCGGCGTGCCCTGGATCTTCGCCTTCCTCGCCGCGGGCGCCCTGTCGGGGGTGGCGGGGGCCTTGCTGGCCATTCCCTGCCTGCGGGTGAAGAGCGACTTCCTCTCGCTGGTGACGATCGCCTTCAACCAGCTCTTCTTCGTCGTCGCCAACAATTGGATGGACCTCACGCGCGGCCCGATGGGCATTACCGGCGTGCCCGGCATGGGGCTGTTCGGCTGGACCGCGCGGGGGCCGGCCCAGCAGCTCTGGCTGATGCTGGCGGTCGTCGTCCTCCTCTATATCGGCGTGGGGCGGCTGACTGCGGGGCCGATCGGGCGCGCCTGGAACATGATCCGCGACGACGAGACCGCCGCGGGCGCCGTCGGCGTCGACGTGACCGGCTACAAGGTCCTCGCTTTCGCGACAGGCTCTCTCCTGTGCGGGCTCGGGGGCAGCCTCTACGGCCACTATCTCCAGCTCGTCTCACCGGACATGTTCAAGCTCGACGATTCCCTGCTGATGATGCAGATGGCGATCCTCGGCGGTCTGGCCAGCCTGCCGGGCTCGGCGCTGGGCGCGCTGCTGATGGTGCTCATTCCCGAAATGCTGCGCAGTTCCTCGCCCTGGCTCATCACGCTGCGGCCGGGCATCGCGGGCGCCATCCTCGTCATTCTCATGATCTGGCGGCCGCATGGCCTGCTCGGCACCGGCGTTCCCCCGCAGCTGGCGATCGCCGGCCACGCGCTGCGCCGGGCTTTCGGGCTCAAGCCGTCGCATCCGGAGCTGCGCTCGTGA
- a CDS encoding ABC transporter ATP-binding protein, with protein sequence MILSGTGISKSFMGVKALCDVSLMVEEGEILGIIGPNGSGKTTLFNILSGLERCDAGEVTLAGKRVSGLPSHRIAGMGLGRTFQNLRPFSGLSVLENVMAGGHLRAPTGILGQILGLPSIHAAERQARLDALQLLAEVGLGAYARSRSTELSYGQTKRLELARALNTRPRVLLLDEPTAGMNDVQAAEILDLVGAIKRKLNLTLVVIEHNVPVLMRFADRLMVLDAGCKLTEGEPRRVVADPRVIEAYLGRGA encoded by the coding sequence GTGATCCTCTCCGGCACCGGCATCTCCAAATCCTTCATGGGCGTCAAGGCGCTCTGCGACGTGTCGCTGATGGTGGAGGAAGGCGAGATCCTCGGCATCATCGGCCCGAACGGCTCCGGCAAGACGACGCTGTTCAATATCCTTTCCGGCCTGGAGCGCTGCGACGCGGGCGAGGTGACGCTCGCCGGCAAGCGGGTCTCGGGGCTGCCCTCGCATCGCATCGCCGGCATGGGGCTCGGGCGGACCTTCCAGAACCTGCGGCCCTTCTCGGGGCTGTCGGTGCTGGAGAATGTCATGGCCGGCGGCCATCTGCGGGCCCCGACCGGCATCCTCGGCCAGATTCTCGGCCTGCCCTCCATCCATGCGGCGGAGCGCCAGGCGCGCCTCGACGCTCTGCAGCTCCTGGCCGAGGTTGGGCTGGGCGCCTATGCCCGGTCGCGCTCCACCGAGCTCTCCTACGGCCAGACCAAGCGTCTGGAACTGGCGCGCGCGCTCAACACCCGGCCGCGGGTTCTCCTGCTCGACGAGCCGACGGCCGGCATGAACGACGTGCAGGCGGCCGAGATCCTCGACCTGGTCGGCGCGATCAAGCGCAAGCTCAACCTCACCCTGGTGGTCATCGAGCACAATGTGCCGGTCCTCATGCGCTTTGCAGACCGGCTGATGGTGCTCGACGCCGGATGCAAGCTGACGGAGGGCGAGCCGCGCCGCGTGGTCGCGGATCCCCGCGTCATCGAAGCCTATCTCGGCCGGGGAGCGTGA